One part of the Gemmatimonadaceae bacterium genome encodes these proteins:
- a CDS encoding sulfatase-like hydrolase/transferase gives MARLPRIVSALLALSPMFAAPDPAAAQAPRRPNIVLMFPDNLGWGEVGAYGGVRGVPTPNIDSIAAQGIRLDNFNVEFSCTVSRAALLTGRYAIRSAATQPSGITQWEVTIAELLQSAGYATALFGKWHLGGTNWIEGRTPINQGFDEWYGIPNTSNEAQTTTLPGYDASKVEAPYIWEQKAGGPPTKAKVFDLATRRTLDREAAMRSIAFMERNARAQKPFFLFYPLTQVHFPTLPHPDFAGKTGAGDIGDAMADVDYNVGLITAAIRRLGLDDDTIVLWCTDNGAEGRRPWRGSSGPWRGFYNTVMEGGIRTPCVAKWTGHFPRGRTSSEIVHEMDLFPTLAAAAGITTLPTDRAIDGINILPFLEGKRSTSGRESVLYFTGTQVRAVKWKDWKFHYAFMPEPRVTEPPLVRLFNLRSDPREETDIKDANPWAPGTFDRIVAEYTASLERFPNVAPNARDPWVPPRR, from the coding sequence ATGGCCAGGCTGCCACGGATTGTCTCAGCCCTTCTCGCGCTGTCGCCGATGTTCGCCGCGCCCGATCCCGCGGCGGCGCAGGCCCCACGCCGTCCGAACATCGTGTTGATGTTCCCGGACAATCTTGGCTGGGGGGAGGTGGGGGCCTACGGCGGCGTACGCGGCGTGCCGACTCCAAATATCGACAGCATCGCCGCCCAGGGCATACGCCTCGACAACTTCAACGTCGAGTTCTCCTGCACGGTGTCGCGTGCCGCGTTGCTCACCGGCCGGTACGCCATCCGCTCGGCGGCGACGCAGCCCAGCGGCATCACGCAGTGGGAAGTCACGATCGCGGAGTTGCTCCAGTCCGCAGGCTACGCCACCGCCCTGTTCGGCAAATGGCATCTCGGTGGCACGAACTGGATTGAGGGGCGCACGCCCATCAACCAGGGCTTTGACGAGTGGTACGGCATCCCCAACACGAGCAACGAGGCGCAGACGACGACGCTGCCGGGCTACGATGCGTCGAAGGTCGAGGCGCCCTACATATGGGAGCAGAAGGCCGGCGGGCCGCCTACCAAGGCCAAGGTCTTCGATCTCGCGACACGCCGCACACTCGACCGCGAAGCCGCCATGAGGAGCATCGCCTTCATGGAGCGCAATGCGCGAGCGCAGAAGCCGTTCTTCCTGTTCTATCCACTCACGCAGGTGCACTTCCCCACGCTCCCGCATCCGGACTTTGCGGGGAAGACCGGCGCGGGCGACATCGGCGACGCCATGGCCGATGTCGACTACAACGTCGGACTCATCACGGCCGCCATCCGGCGTCTCGGGCTCGATGACGACACCATCGTGCTCTGGTGCACCGACAACGGCGCGGAAGGACGGCGCCCGTGGCGCGGCAGTTCCGGCCCATGGCGTGGCTTCTACAACACCGTGATGGAAGGCGGCATCCGCACGCCGTGCGTAGCGAAGTGGACGGGTCACTTTCCCCGCGGCCGCACCTCCAGCGAGATCGTCCACGAGATGGACCTGTTTCCCACGCTCGCCGCGGCCGCCGGCATCACGACCCTTCCCACCGACCGCGCCATCGACGGCATCAACATCCTTCCGTTCCTCGAGGGCAAGCGCTCCACCTCAGGTCGCGAGAGCGTGCTCTATTTCACCGGGACGCAGGTGCGCGCCGTCAAATGGAAGGACTGGAAGTTCCACTACGCGTTCATGCCGGAGCCTCGCGTGACGGAGCCTCCGCTCGTGCGGCTGTTCAACCTGCGTTCCGACCCGCGCGAGGAGACCGACATCAAGGACGCCAACCCGTGGGCGCCCGGCACCTTCGACCGGATCGTCGCCGAATACACCGCGAGTCTCGAGCGTTTCCCCAACGTGGCGCCCAACGCCCGTGACCCCTGGGTGCCCCCGCGACGTTAG